From the genome of Sphingobacterium sp. UGAL515B_05:
GAACAAAATCTAAAAACGACAGATCCTTGCCTCGGCGCACATCGTTACTTTGTTATTTCACTTTTGACCTTAACGGTTCTCTCGTTGTCGGCCTGTACCAAAAAGCAAGCACAAGAACTTACAACCAGCCCGGATAACGGAACTGAAACGGTGACAGTCCAGAATGTGTCCTATACGAATTTTTCTAAAGCACTCTTTGAAACGAAATGTAGTTCATGCCACGCAGCAGGACGTTCGGCCAGTGGACGATGGACGTTCAGTGGTTATACCTCTGTCAAAGACCATATTGCACAGATCAACAATGTAGTACTGGTGGCCAAATCCATGCCACTGGGCGGCTCACTCACAGCAAAAGAAATAGAACTGCTGGATGCATGGATTAAGAGAAATTCACCTGAAAATTAATGTTATACCTATGAACAAAATCAACATTTATATAGCGCTCTTTATGCTGCTTATTAGTATGAAGACATTTGCTCAACAAAAGGCTTCCCTTGTTTCAAAAGAGACCAGCATCAGCTTTTTCAGTAATGCACCATTGGAAGACATCGAAGCCAAAAGTATCTTGGGCGCTTCGGCTATGAACCTCCAAAGCGGAGATATCATCTTTCGGGTAAAAAATACATCTTTTCAATTTGACAAAAAGCTCATGCAAGAGCATTTCAATGAAAATTACATGGAAAGTGATCGATACCCCCTATCAGAATTTAAAGGTAAAGTCGAAAGTGCAGACAAATTAACAAAGGACGGCAACTATACGCTGAACGTAACGGGCACACTTCTGATCCATGGGGTTACCAAACCTTTCAGCACCAAGGCTGCATTTATTGTTAAAGATGGGACATTAAAAGCTGTTGCAAGTTTTCAGGTAAAACTCGCCGATCACAAAATTCCTATTCCTTCCATTGTCGGAAAAAAAATTGCTGAAGTAGTAAAAATCACTATTGATGCGACCTACAAACCATAATTACTCGAATTCATTGCAAATGAGAAAAACACTATTTATACTCCTGTGCTTTATTTCCACAACGTTACTTGCTCAGGAAGACCTTGATAAATTAATCCATATCGATGGGGATAAAAATGAAAAAGTCACTGCAACCTTTAAATCCGGTAACCTGATCAACCTCAAGACGACAGAAACAATTCACCGACATGAAATGGACTTTAGAGTAGATCACCGTTTTGGCGATATCGCAGGCAGCGCCGGTGGAGGGAAGAATTTCTTCGGTCTCGATAATTCGACCGACATCCGAATCGGTTTTGACTACGGTCTATTAGATAATCTAAACATTGGAATCGCTCGCGCGAAGGGTGCAACAGAGGTCAGACAACTCTTTGAGGGGAATGTGAAATACCGATTTATCGAACAGACGGTCGACAATAATGTACCTGTTTCCGTTGCTTTTTTTGGAAGTACAACCCTATCTGCCATGGAAGCCAGCCCGGATAAATCTTCGGCAGCAAGCTTTGAAGACTTCAATGACCGATTGAGTTATGTGACGCAGCTCATCATTGCCCGTAAATTTAGCTCAAATCTATCGCTTGTTGTAGTCCCAACCTATCTTCACCGAAACTATACAGCTTATAACGATCAGAATGATGTATTCGCTCTTGGTATTGGTGGGCGGGCTAAGGTCAGCAATAGGATCGCATTAGTAGCAGACTATACATTACCTTTCCGAAAGTCGGCGAACAAAAAATACCATGAAGATGTAAGCGGACAGCATTACTATAATGCATTAGGTGTCGGTTTGGAAATGGATACCGGAGGCCATATCTTCCATCTCAACTTTACCAATGCCACCGCATTACAAGAATCTCAGTTTATTAGCGAAACAAATAGCTCTTGGGGTAAGGGACAATTCCGTTGGGGATTTAGCATTGCTCGCCGTTTCAATTTTAATAAAAAGAAACCTATTGGATAAAAAGCTATTCAAAGCAAAAAATAAAATGCTCAATCGGGGACTTGGAAAGAAAAGAATCTATCCAAAACAATAGGAATTCAAAATGCTTAAAAGCCTCGAGAGTGATATGGCCTTAAATAAAAAAGCGGATAACAATACTGTTATCCGCTTTCTTATCACACAAAATTAAACCTACAAATCATTTAACCACTTATTTACCTCATCTTGTGTTTTACCAGTCTTCTTTTGAAGTTTACCTACCAACTCGTCTTCTTTGCCCTCGGCATACAATAGATCATCATCAGTAAGATCTGCATATTGTTGTTTTACCTTACCTTTGATTTCGTTCCAACGGCCTTTCCATGTTAATTCGCTCATAATTATTTTCCTTTTATTGTTTATTAATAGAACAGTATCGTACAGCTAATCGTTTAAAAAATAATGTTATAAAATGTTAATACTATAACATTCACTTGATAAACAGGCACTTTCTATTCTTCGTAGTATTATTTCCGGTTACAATTGGCCGTCCATACCTTGCTGTCTTTTGTATAACCAATTGTCAATTTACCGGCATCAATACGGATAACTCCTGTACCTGCCGAACCAATGTTGACCAAGACGTTATCCTTTTTTTCAAAATCTACGCCGTTGAGATTTGGAATGCCATTACCAAAAGCGAAATTATAGGTATCGCCAACTTTTGTTACGGTAACTGTCCCTTCTGCAGCGGCAACATCATTGTCATTGTTATTTATATCATCATACGAGATCGTGCCTTCATATTTACCAACAAAAAGATCGTTGTCGGCCGGATCATCGTCTTTGCTACATGATGTAAAACCTACCAATACCGTTAAAATAAGCATACCTAGTCCCAGTGTTTGAATTAATTTTTTCATACGTCGATGTGTTAATGTGAAAACTCTATTTTATTACAGCTGGGTAAAATTCAAACTTTATGCCAGTCCAAATTCAGTCTTACAAACACCCGTATCAAACACCCAAGAAGGGGTATAAATACCGAACTAGCGAATAAATACACAACGATCGTATACAGATATCCGTTAAATACCCCATTTCTATTAATAAGTCATTATGATTTTTTTGTATTTTTAAGACCATAATTGGTTTTTCCTACTACATTGGAGTAATCTAACTCCAATGTAGTAGGAAAAACCTCCGGTATGATACATGATTAGATCCCATATAAAAAAACTGCCTTATTTATGAAATTATTTTCCGTCTTTCTATTTTTCATTGCCCTCCAGTCTTGCACCGCTCAGCGGATAGAAAAAAAAGAAAAAGGCTCTTTGTTTATCAATACATCAATCCCCGCACATAGTTCCTTAGCCATCTCAACCGAAGATGCCAGTCTATTTTCCATTGCGGCTAAAAAAACGTCGATTGGTCGGCTAAAAATTTTGAATGAATCAGAGGAGATTGAGATGGAGAAGAACAAAACATACACACTGAATGTCAACCAGAAAGGGAACATCGTATTCCTAAATCAATCCGATCAAGAAACTAATATCAAATTGAGAGTCTATAACCATACATCGAAGATCATTCAGAAAACAAATCTCATCCACTAGAAAAGAGGCAAAATATTTTTTAAAAAACTTGGAGTGAAAGCGCATTATCGCTAAATTCATTTATTCCAAGCCTACACTATGGAAATCAATTATGCGCTTATCGTTCGAAGATTCGAGGAATATTTTGACCTATGGAGTTCCAAAGTATACCAATATGCAATCCATAAAACCAAATCTTCTTACCTAGCCGAAGAAACTGTACAGCGTGTATTTATCAAACTCTGGAAAAATATGCGTGACAAAAATATCGATGCCACCGTAGAATCCCAGATTTTCTGTATCACCCGAACTGTGGTGATCGATCTGGTCAAGGCGGAGTATAATCGAAAGAAACTTCTGGATCACGATCAGACATTTGTCTTGCGCCATAGTCCTCAGGATGATTTTTATGCCAAACAACTTACATCCACACTTCATGAAATTGTCGATAAACTACCGGAGAAACGCAAGGAGATTTTTATGCTAAGCCGGTTTTCTAATCTTTCACATAAGGAGATTGCGGACAAGCTGGCCATATCGACGAAAACTGTGGAGAACCAATTGACACTAGCACTAAAAACCATTCGAAAGGCTTTACTGTTCAGTATGCTGGTGCAAATTATTTTTTAATTTCTTTGGGGGCTACCTCATTTTCAATCGTAATCTTTATACATGAAGATTACAAAAACACTCATCGACAAATACCTAAGCGGTAAAGCCAGTGCGGAAGAAATTGCCGCAGTAGAAAATGCGCTGGCCAATAACGAGTTTTATTGGGAGGATTTTATGCCGGAAACGGAATGGCAAGCATATGAGGTGGATTCGGATTTTAAAAACCAAAAGGAAATAAAAGCGCATATTTTCAAACAAATAGGGCAAAAAAATAAGAATCGTTTCAGCTGGTTAAAATATGCGGCGATTATCTTCTTCATTGGAATAGGAGCCTGGCTGGGATTAAACCAAATCGATTCTCCTAAACATACCACCGCATATCGTAACTCTAAGAAAGTCCAGCCCACACTGCAGGAGCAACCAAGTAATTTATATTATATCAATTCAGGTAATACCATTCAACAAATTGCAGTTCCAGACGGTTCTACGATCGACCTATACCCCAATTCTGAAGTAAAATTCAGTTCAGATTTCACAACGATTAGCGCGCGAGAAATTCAATTAAAAGGTAAAGCCAAATTTACGGTAGCAAAGGATAAAACAAAGCCTTTTCGCGTTCATACGGCAGATTTGACAACAACCGCACTTGGCACTGTTTTCAGTGTGGAAGAAGGTGGCAGTGCGGTTACCAAAATAAAACTCTATGAAGGCCGTATTGAAGTCAAAAGCAATCAGCATCCTGAAAATAAACAGACCTTAAATCTACAGTTTCAACCCAACGAAGAAATCAGCATTGATCGCAAGCTACAACAGATCATTGCCGAAACCCGAGTCAATACTTCTCAATCCAGCAAAAGGGGGTCTTACTTAAAAACTAGCGGACAGCTGATCTTTAAAAACCTCCCATTGCAAGATGTACTTCACATCATCAGTCATAATTATGGCCTTAAACTAAGCTTTGAACCTAAAGATATACAAGATAAATACTATAGTGGAACGTATAAAAATACAGCATTAGCATACGTCAACATGCTAGCTGATATCCAAGCACTCCATAAAATAACCATTCATGTACAAACCGAATAACATTCACTCACATAACCCACAAATTATGCACAATTATTTACCTTCCAAGCATAGTATCCTAACTATGCTATTGTTGAGATCCAACATTCGAGCCGACGTAAACTGGGCACTGCGTCTTGGCCTCATGGGGCTTTTGTCAACAAGCTATCTTCTTGCTAATGCCCAACAAAATGCGTCCATTAACGGAGTAATCAAAGATGAAACAGGAAAGCCCATCCCCTCGGCGACGGTTACCATACGTAATGCGACGAGCGGAATGAAAAAAACAACAACCAGCAGACCTGACGGAACTTTTTCACTCGACCAGATTCCTGCTGGACAGGGCTATCAGATCAGCGTATCGTCTATCGGTTTTAAAAGCAGAGACCTATTGGACTACACCATTACCGACAGAGACAAGCTAGCGATCAATATCAGTCTGGAATCGAGTGCGCAAAACCTACAGGAGGTCGTCGTTACAGCGCTTGGTATCAAACGCGAAAAAAAAGCGCTCGGTTATACGGTCGCTGAACTCAAAGGCGACGAGCTGACGCAGGGTAAGGAAACCAATGTAGCGAATGCCTTATCGGGTAAAGTTGCCGGCGTGCAGGTGAGCCGCGCTGCATCCGGTGCCGGAGGTTCATCCAAGGTCGTGATACGTGGTAACAACTCACTTATCGGTAATAGCCAGCCGCTCTATGTTGTTGATGGAGTACCGATTGATAATCAAAACATTTCATCTCCAAACCAATCTGGGGGAACCGATTATGGTGACGGAATCGGAAACATCAATCCCGAAGACATTGAAACGATGTCGGTATTAAAAGGCCCAAATGCGGCCGCACTTTATGGACAAAGAGGAAGTAACGGCGTTATCTTGATCACAACTAAATCTGGTAAAGCTGGTAAGACCCGTTTTAGTTATGGTACAGATTTTTCATTGGGCAATGGGCTGGTCTTACCTGATTTTCAAAATGTCTATGGACAAGGATTGAACGGAACATTTACACATTTCAGAAAAGATGACGGCACCATTGTTTCCATGAGTGAAGCGCTGAAAAATGGTTACAGTGGTATGCCTAAAATGAGTGCCGGACGTGACCGTACGACACGGGCAAGCTGGGGTGCAAAAATGGAAGGCCAGACTTATGAAGATGCTTATGGCAACATCTTACAGTTAACACCAAAACCAGATACCTACTCGTCGTTTTTTCAAACAGAGAAACAGTTTGTCAACAACCTTAGTATTGATGGCGGAACCGACAAAGTAAACTACCGTTTTTCATTTGCCAATACAGATGTAAAGGGTTATATCCCAACCAATACGCTGAAGAGAAACAATTTCGGTCTGCGCACGCAAGCCAAAATAACCGATAAATTTCATATCGACATCAAGGCGAACTATATTGCACAAAAGGGACAAAACCGACCTACGTTGGCCGATGCTGCAGACAATCCTGCCTACCTATTTATCAGCCAGCCGCGAAGCCTGGGCAACGACATCATGGCACAGTATAAATGGACCGCGCAGGAGATCAGCAGACAGCTTGGATTTTCGGGATTGACGGAAGGATTGGAGAAAACATATGCCACCAATAGTTCCACAGCCAACCCCTTTTGGACCATTCATGAAAACCACAATGAAGATCGTCGGGACCGCATCATAGGGTTACTCCGTCTGAGTTACGACTTTGCTCCTTGGCTTAAGGTCACAGCGACCGGGGGTACGGACTTCTATACCGATCAACGGTTTCGTTACCGTCCAATAAACACCTACCAAAGCTTGAACCGAAAGGGTGATATTCGCGAAGAGGTCATCAGAGCCCGCGAAGACAATTTTGACGTCCTCGCTAGCTCCAACTTCAAATTGACCGATGACATTAAACTCAGTGCCAACTTAGGGGCCAGCCATCAAAGCCGGTATTTGCGTATGACAGGAAATTCAGGCAATCAATTTATTGTTCCGAATCTCTTTGTAATCAATAACACCACGACAAATAGTTACATATTTGACCTGATCGAGTCCAAGATTAATTCGGCTTATCTATCGGGCCAGTTCAGTTACAAAGACTATTGGTTTGTTGATTTCTCTGCCCGTAACGACTGGTCTTCGACCCTATCAAAGGAAAACAATTCGTTTTTCTACCCGAGTGTAAGTTCCAGTTTGGTCTTATCGGATGCTTTCAAATGGCAATCTGACGTACTGTCTTTCGCCAAAATCAGAGCTTCATGGGCCCAGGCCGGTAGTTCAGGAAACCCATATCAGCTGACAGGAGCATATAGTCTCAACCAGTATACCCATGGTGGCGTACCGATGGCTTCCTATACAGAAATTATTCCTGATCCGAATTTGAAAAACGAACTGACCACGTCGATCGAAGCTGGGGCAGATCTGAGATTCCTAAAAAACAGACTTTCTTTCTCCTTCACCTACTATCAGGCCAAGACAAAGAATCAGATTTTGGACGTACCAATCGCCCCTTCCAGTCTCTATGTAAAAAACAGGATCAACGCTGGAGAAATTAGCAACAGAGGTATTGAATTTGTATTGGGAGCAACACCGATCAAAAGCGAATCGGGATTTGAATGGAATACAACCTTCAATTACAACCGCAACAGAAATAAAGTTGAATCACTCTATCCCGGTGTAGAAAGCTTTTTACTCGCTACAGACCGCGGGATAAATGTGGTTGCGGAGGTCGGAAAACCATTTGGACAACTCATTGGGACACAGTTTGCATGGATCAAAGATGATCAGGGAAATAGATTGATCGACCCGACTACTGGGCTCCCCTTACGTACCGCAGGACGTGTAGAAACCGATCTTGGAAATGCGCAACCCGACTGGCTGGGTGGTTTTGCCAATACCTTTAAATATAAAGGTTTCAACCTCTATGCACTTGTCGATATCCGTCAGGGCGGCGTAATCTTCTCCCAATCCAATCGTGAACAGATCATTTATGGTACTTCTAAAAAGACCTTGGAAGGCCGTGATGGCACCTACGTTGCCGAAGGGATGGTCGGACAAAAAGATGGGTCAGGGAACTGGACAAGTACAGGAACAAAAAACAGCAAGCAGGTTGCCGCACAAGATTACTGGAACATGGTAGCGAGTGACAAAGAAGTCATGGTATCCGAAGAAATGATCAATGATATGAGTTATATTGCCATGCGCGAAATCAGTCTCTCCTATTCTTTCCCTAAAAAGCTGATGCCACATAAACTTGTTAACTCCCTAAAATTGGGCGTCTATGGACGTAACCTATTTTATTTTCAACGGAAAACTGATGGATTTTCACCAGAAGCTTCTGCTTTCAATGTAAACAATAGCTCGATTGGTATTGAATCAACTTCACTTCCAATGATGCGCACATTCGGTATTAATCTCACTGTTGGTCTGTAAACCCTTTATCATGAAAAAGAAACTATTTAAAAATACATTCATCGTCGGACTTATTTCTGTGGCAGGATTAGGTTCATGTACCAAAGATTTCGAACGGATCAATACGCCGCCGACATCGGTCACCACTGTAGACCCTTCCTTACTTATAGCCCGCATTCTACGTGATGGTACTTTTCAGGAATCTGGGGAACTACCCAACAACAAGTTTGGCTCTTGGATCCAACATTGGGCCGGGGGACCGGTAGTGCCTGTTTCTCGATATTTTGAAGGACCCGAAAATCTTATTTGGTCGCAGCACTACACCTTGCTCCGCAATATCGTTCAGATCAAACAGGAATTGAGCGGCAAGGAAGACAATGCAGAAGGAAGAAGTAAACTGGCTATCGCCGAACTTTATGAAGCATACCTCTATCAGCGCCTTACAGATTTGTTTGGTGACATCCCCTACTCTGAGATCACAAAATCCAATAAGGAAATTAACCGTACGCCAAAATTTGACAAACAAGAAGAGATCTATCCGGCACTGGTTCAAAAGGTCGATGCAGCTATGGCAAAGCTTACAAGCGGCGACCTGTCCTACGGCTCTTCAGATTTCTTTTACAAAGGCAGTATTGATAAATGGAAAAAATTTGGCAATTCGCTCAAATTAAAGCTCGGCATGCGCATGCGGTACGCCAATCCTTCTTTGGCCCAGAAAACGGTTACCGAAGCCATGACTTCTGCAATAGGTCTATTCTCCAGCAACAGTGATAATGCCGCAGTACCGACCTACAACGATGCTCAGGCTGAAAACCAGAACCCGATTTTACGTCAAATGACTACCGGAAGTGCCGATCTACGTTATTTGGCTAATACCCTGGTTGACAAACTTAAAGAATACAATGATCCAAGGCTCCCTTTACTTGCCGAACCGGTCATTAGCAATGGAGTTCCAACCTATCAAGGTATTGGGGTTTCGTTGACCGATAACCAGCTATCACAACTGATTCGTGCCAACTATTCAACGGCGAATAAGTCTACTTGGTTCAGCCTTTCATTTGCACCGATCCCAAGCTATGCGTTTACGTATTCGGATATCTGTTTTTACAAAGCTGAAGCTGCACTTCTTGGCTGGGGTGCTACACCTGCCAATGCCCAAACGTTCTTTACAGAAGGGGTCAAAGCTGCGCTGGCACTTCCGCCATATAATATGACAGCAATCCCCTCTGCATACGAACCAGTGCTCAATCTAAGCGGCTTGACTGACGAACAGAAAATGGAGAAAATAGCGACACAAAAATGGATTCACCTATTTGGCCGGGACATGGAAGCCTTTGCCGAATGGCGACGTACAGGATATCCTCGATTAACCCCCGGTCCTAACCCAGGCTCCACCAACGGACAAATACCGCGTAGAGCTATTTATTCCAGTGAAGAGACTGAGTTAAACGCAGCAAATTTAAAAGAGGCTGCAGCACGCATGACAAATGGTGACTCGTTCCTATCCAAAGTCTGGTGGGACAAGAAGTAACTGCACTTTTTTAGCCGAGATTATAGACAGACAAAGCTGTTCACAATCATTCAAAGAAGTGCTAATAAGTAGGGCCCTGATATTAATATCAGGGCCCTACTTGTTTCTTCTCATCTCCAATTCGCGTGGTTGTCAGGTCTTACCAATACAATATAAGCTAAACGATACTATCGGATCCTCTTAAATATTTCCGTTTTATTGTGCTGTATAATTTTCAACTCATTACCGCTGATGGAAAATTTTCCGGAGTAATAAATTAAGCTGTCTTTCCCCAAGTCATCATTCCCCTTTGGAGGGTAAAACAACAATGAGTCCGCTGAAGTAAAGAGTAAGACTTTACCTACAATAGTCAAAAATTACGTCAATTCCAAATCGTCAAGGCTAATTTTCTCTTTCTTTAGTTCAGTAATTTCCTTTTCTAATTTTTTTAAGTTTTCATCAATCAATGCTATACTACCTTCAGGAAGAACTGTCTCCCGGTCATTCGATTTGATCGATTGCGTCGTCACAACTAATTCCAGATCATAATCTGTCAGATTGATTCCTTTGACGGGATAGCGAGGAAAGCTCCAGAGTTTAGGATAATCTTTTTTTTGCTGATTGAAGACTATCGTATTGACACGAGAATCACCTGGCTGGAGCACACTGTCAGATTCGCCAAAAACAGCCTGCTCATTGCTGATAATAGTTTGTGAAGAACGTTTTTTCAGCACATACGAAAAGCCCTGGCTTCCGTTCAGTGGCTTTTTACCTATATACTTCATAGTCACTATAATTCTGGGAACAGGTTCGCCAAAGAAATCTTCGAGTCCAAGTTCAATAGGTTCCAACTGAAAAACAGCCAGCTCTTTCTTTACCTGTTCAAATTCAGTTTTATGTTTTTGTAGACTATCGATCTCATTTTGAAGATGAGCTATCTTCCTTTCCTGTTGTTTTTGAAGGATGTCGTCGGCCAGGTCCAATACTGCACCATAAGATTTTCCATCGATCATACCCAACGAAATACGATTTATTGATTCCTCACTATATTTTTGAGGTTCGTTCATTTTGAGCCACATCGCTTCGGATAGTGCCACTCGCAAGGCCTTTTCCAAGTTCGCTTTTTCTTTGTCATTCAGCTTCGCTTCTACCTTTTTACGGGAACTGTCAAAAGACGACTCGTCCTTTCCACTTAGTCTTTCGCTACAGGAGCTTATAGATAATGTCAAGAATAGTCCGATCAGTGCGATTTTTATGCATTGTTTCATTTTAAATAGTTTTAGTATATAAGATATCGGCTAAGCTTGCATAAAGCTAATGCTTAGGTAACACTGTTCTTAAATCAATTGAACGTTTCTTACTGCTTATTCCTTAATATCGTTCAAGCAGAACATAAGGACGCAGAATTTAACATTCAGTTTTTTTATGAGCTGTTAAAAATATATAAAAAACGTTATCTTAAAAATTAATTCAACACAAAAAGCTACATTTCACAAGATAGCCCCCAACTGACACTTTCCAACTGTCGCTATTGATAACAGCCCGCTGACTCAGCGATAATTTGTACTAGGTATTTTGGCTAAACACCTTAGAACAATCTGAAAATAAAGAAATTATAAAGGTGAAATTTTATTTCCCCCTGAGTAAAAGATGCAATTTATCGTAATCTTCCCAATCACCGAAACCTGCAAAATTTGGTTTGTCGCTCCATGAAACCATAGCCTTACAATCAAAACAGATCTTAGCGATCCCAATGCATTGCTTATTTTTATAGAACACAAGGATATCTCGAAATTCATAAATACAAGAGGTGTCGAGATGATCTGTTCTTGTTTTTAAGAAAAATAGTGAGTCGACAGCACGATAGCGAGATTGATCCAGTGAGCCTCTAACATATCCTATATTCTTCAAATGAGATAAAAGGGAAAGATCCAACTTATCATCTTCCAATACTGATAACAAAAGACGCTCTTTCTCAGATTTATTCTTTTTGTTCTCCAATTCACCTATTTTAAATAAATCAATGTCCATAGAATAATACTCCAATGAATCAAAATTAGATGATATCGGGACTGCTGGCTCATTTCCCCGCTGTTTTATAGAATTTCCGCTATTCATGCAACCTTGCAGATAAATAGCACTGAAAAGTAGACATCCAACGGTAAAACATATTATTCTTTTCATATAAATAATTTACAAGCTTTTGAATGGTTTAACTATTTTCGAAATTATCAATTTCATTTCATAATCTAGTAATATACACATCCGTATAGAACCGAAATAAACGTTTTCTAATCAAGTTATCGGAAAGCGTTGGGAGATCAAATATTACGCAATCGTGTGCATGCAAACAAAAGCTGAATAGATTTGCTCAACTATGCATTGTTTACTAATATTGTCCATTGATCATGTACAATAAGCAAAAAATAGAAGAAAGGGATCTGCTGCAAGAGCTAAAGAATGGGAACTCTCTTGCCTTTCAGAAACTTTATAACACTTATTTTGCCTTATTGTATCTTCACGCTACCAATAAGTTGCACGATCGCGAAGCCGCTAAGGATATCGTCCATGACTTATTTGCTTCGATTTGGCAAAACAGGTATACATTAGCTATCCAGGGAGAAATATCTGCCTACCTCCACAGTGCCATACGCTACCGCGTAATAGATCATATCGCCAAGGAACAATCAAAAACCAGGTATTTGGCTTCGTTACCTCCTATTACAACATATCATACCGGAGGTACAGACCATTCCCTAAGGGAGAAATTGCTTCAGGAACAAATAGATCGTGTGCTTAATAAGCTTTCCCCACGCGTAAGAGAGGTCTTTGAACTGAGTAGGGAGCACTATCTCAGTCACAAGGATATCGCAAAAAAACTTAATCTATCAGAACATAGCGTTCGCAGTTATATGAAAGAAGCCCTACGTCTGCTTCGCAGTAAATTAGGAAGCCTGCTTTGGGTAAGCTTACTGTTTTTTTGTAAAATTTTCTAATCGCCCCCCCCCCCCTTCCCCCCTTCTCATCCGTCATATAGAAGTAACCAACTATATTATCATGATGAACCAAGAGCACGGAAATGGCCCGTCCTTACTTAAGAAATATCTAGAAGGGAAATGTACTACACGAGAACAAGCGCTTGTTGAAGAATGGTATCTTAATCTAGGTGAAGACCAAATTCCATCTGACAAGGAGCTAATTTCGGATGTAATCGAACTACAAAAAAGATTAAAGGGAATCTCTAAAGAGCAGCCTTATTATAATAAAGGGTACATTATGGCAATTGCTGCAATCCTCCTCGCTTTTTTTACAATTGGAACAATACTATATCTACAACGGAATAATAATCAAGAAAACAAACATGAATTGCTTGTTGATGACATTGCGCCTGGCAAAAACAAAGCGTTATTATCAATAGATGGACAACCAGCAATTGCTCTAGACGGAAAAAATAGCAGCATTATCTCAAAAGAAGGCTCATTGGGATACAATAATGGAACGACAATCATTGAAACGGAGAATGTAAAAACAATCCGGCTTTCAACACCGGCTGCCGGTCAATTTGAAGTCGTGCTGCCTGATGGTACCAAAGCATGGTTGAATGCCTTATCTTCTATCACTTATCCAGCAGCCTTTATTGGTAAAGAAAGACAAATCCAGCTGACAGGTGAAGTCTACCTGGAGGTTACCAAAAATGTACACAAACCATTTGTCATACAAACAGCACAGCAG
Proteins encoded in this window:
- a CDS encoding SusC/RagA family TonB-linked outer membrane protein, with translation MHNYLPSKHSILTMLLLRSNIRADVNWALRLGLMGLLSTSYLLANAQQNASINGVIKDETGKPIPSATVTIRNATSGMKKTTTSRPDGTFSLDQIPAGQGYQISVSSIGFKSRDLLDYTITDRDKLAINISLESSAQNLQEVVVTALGIKREKKALGYTVAELKGDELTQGKETNVANALSGKVAGVQVSRAASGAGGSSKVVIRGNNSLIGNSQPLYVVDGVPIDNQNISSPNQSGGTDYGDGIGNINPEDIETMSVLKGPNAAALYGQRGSNGVILITTKSGKAGKTRFSYGTDFSLGNGLVLPDFQNVYGQGLNGTFTHFRKDDGTIVSMSEALKNGYSGMPKMSAGRDRTTRASWGAKMEGQTYEDAYGNILQLTPKPDTYSSFFQTEKQFVNNLSIDGGTDKVNYRFSFANTDVKGYIPTNTLKRNNFGLRTQAKITDKFHIDIKANYIAQKGQNRPTLADAADNPAYLFISQPRSLGNDIMAQYKWTAQEISRQLGFSGLTEGLEKTYATNSSTANPFWTIHENHNEDRRDRIIGLLRLSYDFAPWLKVTATGGTDFYTDQRFRYRPINTYQSLNRKGDIREEVIRAREDNFDVLASSNFKLTDDIKLSANLGASHQSRYLRMTGNSGNQFIVPNLFVINNTTTNSYIFDLIESKINSAYLSGQFSYKDYWFVDFSARNDWSSTLSKENNSFFYPSVSSSLVLSDAFKWQSDVLSFAKIRASWAQAGSSGNPYQLTGAYSLNQYTHGGVPMASYTEIIPDPNLKNELTTSIEAGADLRFLKNRLSFSFTYYQAKTKNQILDVPIAPSSLYVKNRINAGEISNRGIEFVLGATPIKSESGFEWNTTFNYNRNRNKVESLYPGVESFLLATDRGINVVAEVGKPFGQLIGTQFAWIKDDQGNRLIDPTTGLPLRTAGRVETDLGNAQPDWLGGFANTFKYKGFNLYALVDIRQGGVIFSQSNREQIIYGTSKKTLEGRDGTYVAEGMVGQKDGSGNWTSTGTKNSKQVAAQDYWNMVASDKEVMVSEEMINDMSYIAMREISLSYSFPKKLMPHKLVNSLKLGVYGRNLFYFQRKTDGFSPEASAFNVNNSSIGIESTSLPMMRTFGINLTVGL
- a CDS encoding SusD/RagB family nutrient-binding outer membrane lipoprotein yields the protein MKKKLFKNTFIVGLISVAGLGSCTKDFERINTPPTSVTTVDPSLLIARILRDGTFQESGELPNNKFGSWIQHWAGGPVVPVSRYFEGPENLIWSQHYTLLRNIVQIKQELSGKEDNAEGRSKLAIAELYEAYLYQRLTDLFGDIPYSEITKSNKEINRTPKFDKQEEIYPALVQKVDAAMAKLTSGDLSYGSSDFFYKGSIDKWKKFGNSLKLKLGMRMRYANPSLAQKTVTEAMTSAIGLFSSNSDNAAVPTYNDAQAENQNPILRQMTTGSADLRYLANTLVDKLKEYNDPRLPLLAEPVISNGVPTYQGIGVSLTDNQLSQLIRANYSTANKSTWFSLSFAPIPSYAFTYSDICFYKAEAALLGWGATPANAQTFFTEGVKAALALPPYNMTAIPSAYEPVLNLSGLTDEQKMEKIATQKWIHLFGRDMEAFAEWRRTGYPRLTPGPNPGSTNGQIPRRAIYSSEETELNAANLKEAAARMTNGDSFLSKVWWDKK
- a CDS encoding RNA polymerase sigma-70 factor, whose product is MYNKQKIEERDLLQELKNGNSLAFQKLYNTYFALLYLHATNKLHDREAAKDIVHDLFASIWQNRYTLAIQGEISAYLHSAIRYRVIDHIAKEQSKTRYLASLPPITTYHTGGTDHSLREKLLQEQIDRVLNKLSPRVREVFELSREHYLSHKDIAKKLNLSEHSVRSYMKEALRLLRSKLGSLLWVSLLFFCKIF